Within Marinomonas mediterranea MMB-1, the genomic segment TTTTGGGGCAGACAGCGCAGTGAGTTTGGTTAATCAATATCCAAACTTATTAGTCGTGCAAACCTTATCTAAATCGCGGGCATTGGCAGGGATTCGAGTGGGCTATGCTTTAGGTCACAAAGATCTTATCGATGGACTGGAAAGGCTCAAAAACTCATTCAATTCTTACCCTATCGATCGAATTGCACTGGCAGGTGCGACGGCGGCCGTTGAAGACGCTGAATACCTGCGTGAAATCAGCGACAAAACCATTGCGACTAGACTGTGGGCCGCTAGAGAGCTAAAAGCATTGGGCTTTGAGGTATTAGACTCATCGACAAATTTCGTATTTGTCACGCACCCAGAGAAACAGGCAGAGTCGATCTATCTGGCATTAAAAGAACAGGGGATTCTCGTTCGTTACTTTGGCAACAAGCCTAGAATTGGTGAGTATATGCGTATCACAATTGGTACGGATGAAGAAATGAATGCATTGATTGAGGTTTTAAAAGCGCTTATTTAGAGCGCTTATATAAAAGTATCGCACATTCTTACATGTGCGATACTTTTTGCCTTGCCTTGCCTTGCCTTGCCTTTAAATCGTCTTGAGCTTTGTTTCGATTGCGGTAAGAACCCCGTCCGCATCTAATCCGATTCGCTTTAGCATATCTTGATGCTTCGCGTGCTCTTCGTATCGGTCAGGTAAGCCGAGGTGAAGGGTCGAAATAAGGATGTTTTCTTTAAGTAAGTACTCAGATACCGCTGAACCTGCACCGCCCATAATGGCATTCTCTTCAACCGTCACAAGCAGCTTTTTACCACGTAAAGAGTCTAACGCAGCGTGATCAAGAGGTTTTACAAAGCGCATATCGATCAGTGTGGCGTCTAGTTTGTCCGCTGCAAGTTTTGAATCGTGCGTTGGTCGGCCAAATGCACAAATAACGATACCAGAGTTACCTTCTCGAAGTGTCCGTGACTTACCTAGCTCGATAGTGTCTAGAGTTTCATTTATTTCTACGCCTGTGCCTGTGCCTCTTGGGTAGCGAACAGCGGCTGGGCCTTGGAATTCGTAACCCGTTTGCAGCATTTTTCGACATTCGGCTTCATCTGACGGCGCCATCACGACCATATTTGGTATACAGCGTAAATAACTTAAATCATAGGCGCCAGCGTGAGTCGGTCCGTCTTCACCAACCAAACCTGCTCTGTCAATTGCGAACAGTACGTCTAAATTTTGCAGTGCCACATCATGGATAAGCTGATCGTATCCACGTTGTAAAAAGGTGGAGTAGATGGCAACGACAGGCTTCATTTCGTCACATGCCATACCGGCCGCTAACGTGACTGCATGTTGCTCAGCAATGGCGACGTCAAAATAGCGTTCCGGAAAACGCTTTGCAAACTCGATAAGGTCGGAGCCTTCTTTCATTGCGGGTGTGATGGTTGCAAGTCTGTGGTCTGCTTCTGCCGCATCGCATACCCATTTACCGAAGACATTACTGTATTTAGGTAAGGTCTTCTTAGCTTCTTTATTTACATCTTTCTTTACAGGCTTCGAGTCAGGCGATTTTTCGGGTTCGATTTTGTTGATGGCATGAAAGCCAATTGGATCGCCTTCAGCCGGTTCAAACCCTTTACCCTTTTTAGTAATAATATGAAGAAATTGCGGCCCTTTTCGGTCTTTCATATTAGACAGAGTAGAAAGCAGTAGATCGATGTCGTGTCCATCGATTGGGCCTATATAATTAAAGCCCAGTTCTTCAAACATGGTGCCAGGGGCTACCATGCCTTTCATATGTTCTTCTGCTTTTCTGGCTAACTCCAGCGCAGAAGGAAGCCCAGAGAAAACCTTTCTCCCACCTTCTCGGATATGATCATAGGTTTTACTTGCCCATATGCGAGAAAAGTAATTTGAAAGCGCACCAACGGGAGCTGAAATAGACATTTCATTATCGTTTAAAATCACCAGCATATCGGCTTTTACATCGCCTGCATGATTAAGTGCTTCAAACGCCATACCTGCGGACATGGCGCCGTCACCAATCACGGCTACTGCTTTTCTGTTTTTGCCTAATGTTTTGTTGGCAATAGACATGCCCAACGCTGCGCCAATAGAGGTACTGGAATGCCCAACTCCAAACGTATCGTATTCGCTTTCGCCTCGTTTTGGAAAACCCGTTAGGCCGTTTTCCTGACGTATGGTTAATAGCTCTTCTCTACGTCCCGTTAAAATTTTATGAGGGTATGCCTGATGGCCTACATCCCATACGATTCTATCTTCGGGCGTTTCGTAAAGATAATGAAGCGCGACGGTCAGCTCTATTACGCCTAGTCCTGCTCCAAAGTGTCCGCCCGTCTGGCTGACACTATAAAGTAAGTACTCCCTCAACTCGTTTATTAGAGTTGGAAGCGCCTCTTTTGGGAGTGCGCGTAGATCAGATGGTTTGTCTATCTGATCTAACAGGGGGGTAGTAGGGCGACTTGTTGGGAATTCTTCGAACAGCATGGGCACCGAATAAAGTTATAATTTTTTAGAAATGTAATAAGACCGTAAGTATATCAGTGGTTACGACTAATAATATAGCTCGCTAGCTGTATTAACGGTGCCGCTTTATCACCAAAGGGTGAAATAGCTTCTATTGCTTCTTGTTTTAGTGTGTTTGCTTTTTCTCTTGCGCCTTCTAGCCCCAGTAACTTTGGGTAGGTAGGCTTATTCGCTTCGCTATCTGAAAATTGATTTTTCCCTAGCGTTTGCGTATCGCTAGTGATGTCAATAATGTCATCCTGAACCTGAAAAGCGAGTCCAATCGCGCTCGCGTATTTATCCAGTTGAGACAGTATTTTCTGGTCTTCTATACCAACACTCTGCGCACCCATTAAAACACTTGCGCGAATTAAGGCACCTGTTTTGTGCTGGTGCATTTTTTCCAGTGTCTCTAGAGTAATACTCCGGTCAACGTTGTTTAGATCAATCATCTGCCCCGTTACCATGCCAAAGCGGCCGGAGGCGCGGCTTAAGCTTCTGATGAGCCTTAGCTGTCGTGTTTTGCAATCTGCTAGGTTATCAGTATCAATTTCGTTGTAAGAGGCGCTCAGAAGCTCAAAAGCGAAGGTTTGTAATGCATCTCCCGTTAATATCGCCGTCGCTTCATCAAATTGGATATGACAAGTCGGCTTGCCGCGACGTAAGTCGTCATCATCCATAGCGGGCAGATCGTCATGTATTAGGGAGTAGGCGTGGATCGATTCGATTGCCGCAGCAGAAGCATCTGTTAGTCGATTTGACTCTGAAAAGAGTTCAGCGGTAGCGTAAACGAGCATTGGACGAACGCGTTTACCACCGTTAAACAAGCTATAGCGCATTGCTTCATGTAAATAGTCGGCTGCATCGTACTGAGTTAATTGGTCGTTAAGGTAACGATCAACTCGGTCTCGTGAATAGTGTGAAAACTGCTCTAAATTCACTGATTGTCTTCCGGATTAAAGTTTTCTAGTCGCTCACCTTCTTGTTTTTCAACAAGAATTTGAACTTTTTGTTCTGCTTGGGTTAACACTGTTTGGCAATCCTTGCTTAGTTTAACCCCTTTTTCGAATGCTTTGAGAGCGTCTTCAAGAGGGAGCTGGTTGGACTCGAGCTGAGTGACAATACTCTCTAATTCGCTTAAATTATCTTCAAAGTGACGAACACTCGTTTTGCGTGACATGGTACTTTCTCGTTAATGCGTTAAAAAAAGCTGACTTACACCGTGCATTTCCTACAATTTGTAACAGAAATAACACTAATCTTCGAGTTAGATATTCATTTATTACAAATTTATATGTCCATATAAATCAAAAGAAGATAAATTTTATATAATATTGAGTAAACTATTAGGCATTATAGCTTTTTTATTTAGGAGACGTGTGTGGATCTCGCGACGTTAGTTGGGCTGATAGGCTCATTTGTTATCATCTTGCTGGCGATCTTACTAGGTGGCTCCGCAGGTATGTTTGTAGACCCTGCGTCGATATTGATTGTACTGATTGGTTCCACCTTCGTCACATTGATGCAATATCCCCTAGGACAATTCTTGGGAGCAGGTAAAGTTGCTGCTAAGGCTTTTATGTTCA encodes:
- the dxs gene encoding 1-deoxy-D-xylulose-5-phosphate synthase, producing MLFEEFPTSRPTTPLLDQIDKPSDLRALPKEALPTLINELREYLLYSVSQTGGHFGAGLGVIELTVALHYLYETPEDRIVWDVGHQAYPHKILTGRREELLTIRQENGLTGFPKRGESEYDTFGVGHSSTSIGAALGMSIANKTLGKNRKAVAVIGDGAMSAGMAFEALNHAGDVKADMLVILNDNEMSISAPVGALSNYFSRIWASKTYDHIREGGRKVFSGLPSALELARKAEEHMKGMVAPGTMFEELGFNYIGPIDGHDIDLLLSTLSNMKDRKGPQFLHIITKKGKGFEPAEGDPIGFHAINKIEPEKSPDSKPVKKDVNKEAKKTLPKYSNVFGKWVCDAAEADHRLATITPAMKEGSDLIEFAKRFPERYFDVAIAEQHAVTLAAGMACDEMKPVVAIYSTFLQRGYDQLIHDVALQNLDVLFAIDRAGLVGEDGPTHAGAYDLSYLRCIPNMVVMAPSDEAECRKMLQTGYEFQGPAAVRYPRGTGTGVEINETLDTIELGKSRTLREGNSGIVICAFGRPTHDSKLAADKLDATLIDMRFVKPLDHAALDSLRGKKLLVTVEENAIMGGAGSAVSEYLLKENILISTLHLGLPDRYEEHAKHQDMLKRIGLDADGVLTAIETKLKTI
- the ispA gene encoding (2E,6E)-farnesyl diphosphate synthase, with the translated sequence MNLEQFSHYSRDRVDRYLNDQLTQYDAADYLHEAMRYSLFNGGKRVRPMLVYATAELFSESNRLTDASAAAIESIHAYSLIHDDLPAMDDDDLRRGKPTCHIQFDEATAILTGDALQTFAFELLSASYNEIDTDNLADCKTRQLRLIRSLSRASGRFGMVTGQMIDLNNVDRSITLETLEKMHQHKTGALIRASVLMGAQSVGIEDQKILSQLDKYASAIGLAFQVQDDIIDITSDTQTLGKNQFSDSEANKPTYPKLLGLEGAREKANTLKQEAIEAISPFGDKAAPLIQLASYIISRNH
- the xseB gene encoding exodeoxyribonuclease VII small subunit; the protein is MSRKTSVRHFEDNLSELESIVTQLESNQLPLEDALKAFEKGVKLSKDCQTVLTQAEQKVQILVEKQEGERLENFNPEDNQ